A section of the Paenibacillus aurantius genome encodes:
- a CDS encoding YktB family protein produces MTFPGFTDQDFDVFTVPGLEPRMNQLIEQVRPKLHELGDRLQPFLSALCGEPMFSHVAKHARRTVHPPEDTWVAWAPSRRGYKAHPHFQVGLWSTHLFIQFALIYESGQKQAFADGLEGRLEEIRGAIPSSFFWSTDHTKPDVQLHKQMTGDDFAQMLYKLRHVKKAEVLCGVRLERNDPLVGQGEALLETAERTFETLLPLYRLSY; encoded by the coding sequence ATGACCTTTCCAGGCTTCACCGATCAAGATTTCGACGTATTCACCGTACCCGGGCTGGAGCCCCGCATGAACCAGCTTATCGAGCAAGTCCGTCCGAAGCTTCATGAGCTCGGAGACCGGCTTCAGCCTTTTCTCTCGGCGCTCTGCGGGGAACCGATGTTTTCCCATGTGGCCAAGCATGCCCGGCGGACCGTCCATCCTCCCGAGGATACCTGGGTCGCTTGGGCGCCCAGCCGGCGAGGCTATAAAGCTCACCCCCATTTTCAAGTCGGTCTATGGTCCACCCACCTGTTCATTCAGTTTGCCTTGATTTACGAAAGCGGCCAAAAGCAGGCTTTTGCCGACGGGCTGGAGGGCCGCCTGGAGGAAATCCGCGGCGCCATCCCTTCCTCCTTCTTCTGGTCGACCGATCATACGAAGCCGGACGTGCAGCTCCACAAGCAGATGACCGGAGACGACTTTGCTCAGATGCTGTACAAGCTGAGGCACGTGAAGAAGGCGGAAGTGCTTTGCGGAGTCCGTCTGGAACGGAACGATCCGCTTGTCGGGCAGGGAGAGGCTTTACTCGAAACGGCGGAGCGTACCTTCGAAACCCTGCTTCCGCTCTACCGTCTCTCCTATTGA
- a CDS encoding tagaturonate epimerase family protein: MTDKRPADAASEKLIVYSRSFAAVDGTAVVMIKEDGDRKLFAAGEGALLEALEGEPESGGKLCPLTHANRVVLNRFFPFTAPKPAGTRHPSFGLGDRLGCAIPGYIRAIRRKAVFPILAQQSVGELIQTGRSFRDVVDEAAFAVFQEGYRDGYGADADRLRSEADMQMSVEQGATLLTFDTGDWLHYPVLSSDEEQLEAAYSRLSAETRKHYENRYLNQSFTVGGTRLSYNRTCLVRTVLLYERAVAEIIRLYDKYIRLSSRPVELEIALDGGLVPTSAEEHFLLANELYAKGMELFGVAPGLTGVFGKGVDFEGDPVLLEKELELHAAVADHFGYKLCLHKAGNKFTVLPLLAEKTRGRFHIKTSGSGWLSAVKLAAEGEPFLYRLMHEYALEQVDEVSVYDPVSVRPDEIRPLNETPDVRLPDYLNDGPVRQMFYILYGRLLQAAGADGQPLIRRDLVRLLTEREEDYAGMVAADIESHVKALGL; the protein is encoded by the coding sequence ATGACTGACAAGAGACCGGCCGACGCCGCGAGCGAGAAGCTTATCGTCTACTCCCGATCCTTTGCCGCCGTGGATGGAACGGCTGTGGTTATGATAAAGGAAGATGGGGATCGAAAGCTGTTTGCCGCGGGGGAAGGAGCTTTGCTGGAAGCTCTGGAGGGAGAGCCGGAATCGGGAGGGAAGCTCTGCCCGCTGACCCATGCCAACCGGGTCGTCCTGAACCGGTTCTTCCCTTTCACCGCTCCCAAGCCGGCCGGTACCCGGCACCCTTCCTTCGGCCTTGGCGACCGGCTGGGCTGCGCTATCCCCGGTTATATCCGGGCCATCCGCCGCAAGGCCGTCTTCCCGATTCTCGCCCAGCAAAGTGTCGGCGAGCTGATCCAGACGGGACGGAGCTTCCGGGATGTGGTCGATGAAGCTGCCTTTGCCGTCTTTCAGGAAGGCTACCGGGACGGATATGGGGCGGATGCCGACCGGCTGCGCTCGGAAGCCGACATGCAGATGTCGGTGGAGCAGGGGGCGACTCTGCTTACCTTCGATACGGGGGACTGGCTTCATTATCCCGTGCTTTCCTCCGATGAGGAACAGCTGGAGGCGGCCTACAGCAGGCTGTCCGCCGAAACCCGCAAGCATTATGAGAACCGGTATCTTAACCAATCCTTTACCGTGGGGGGAACCCGGCTCTCCTATAACCGGACGTGTCTTGTCCGGACCGTTCTCCTCTATGAGCGGGCGGTGGCCGAAATCATCCGGCTGTACGACAAGTATATCCGGCTCTCCTCCCGGCCGGTGGAGCTCGAGATAGCGCTTGACGGCGGACTGGTGCCGACGTCGGCGGAGGAGCATTTTCTGCTGGCCAACGAGTTATATGCAAAGGGGATGGAGCTGTTCGGAGTCGCTCCCGGCTTAACCGGGGTCTTCGGCAAGGGTGTCGATTTCGAAGGGGATCCGGTGCTTCTGGAGAAAGAGCTGGAGCTGCACGCGGCGGTGGCCGACCATTTTGGCTATAAGCTCTGCCTGCACAAAGCAGGGAATAAGTTTACCGTGCTTCCGCTGCTGGCCGAGAAAACCCGCGGAAGGTTCCACATCAAGACCTCGGGAAGCGGGTGGCTGTCCGCGGTAAAGCTCGCAGCGGAAGGGGAACCCTTTCTCTATCGTCTCATGCATGAATACGCCCTGGAGCAGGTGGATGAGGTTTCCGTCTACGATCCGGTTTCCGTTCGGCCCGACGAGATCCGGCCTCTTAATGAAACGCCTGATGTTCGGCTTCCGGATTACCTGAACGATGGACCGGTCCGGCAAATGTTCTATATTCTATACGGACGTTTGCTGCAGGCCGCGGGGGCGGACGGCCAACCTCTGATCCGAAGGGATTTGGTCCGGCTGCTGACGGAGCGGGAGGAAGATTACGCCGGGATGGTGGCGGCCGATATCGAGTCGCATGTCAAAGCCTTGGGATTGTGA
- a CDS encoding four-carbon acid sugar kinase family protein: MKRTEMGKQSRKRLLCYYGDDFTGSTDVLEALFRAGLRTILFLEPPEPDMLERRFHDADCFGVAGVGRSLSPEEMERDLRPLFETLRAAGSAVVHYKVCSTFDSSPRVGSIGKAAEIGRDVFGGRYIPVIAGVPYLKRYTLFGHHFAGAGGEVYRIDRHPTMSQHPVTPMKESDLRLHLAEQTELRSGLFDMTAQQGDLAEVRERLGRLVETERPELLLFDVLDDLHLETVGRLLWEEASRMPDTEASETGSTQGTETAPEPDGGLFVIGSSGVEYALTMAWRAVGRLNGRGDETPPKDEAGEVSQLLVVSGSCSPVTERQLQQAIEAGYAGIRVPAALLVQADRAEQVCAALKREALEQLAAGRSVLLYSAAGPQDSSIGELREQLAKHGRSSDESSRMLGSALGVLARELVREAGLTRIVIAGGDTSGYVTRELGIYALECVSTLEPGGPICRAHSTDPGLDGLELALKGGQVGSDSFFEHVRLGRVR, translated from the coding sequence ATGAAACGAACGGAAATGGGGAAGCAGTCGCGCAAGCGGCTGCTTTGCTATTACGGAGACGATTTTACAGGTTCGACCGATGTGCTGGAGGCATTGTTCCGCGCGGGCTTGCGAACCATACTGTTTCTCGAACCGCCGGAGCCGGATATGCTGGAAAGAAGGTTCCATGACGCCGACTGCTTCGGGGTAGCCGGGGTCGGCCGTTCTCTCTCGCCGGAGGAGATGGAGCGCGACCTGCGTCCGCTGTTTGAGACGCTGCGGGCTGCCGGATCGGCCGTCGTTCACTATAAGGTGTGTTCGACGTTTGACTCCTCTCCACGGGTAGGGAGCATAGGGAAGGCGGCGGAGATCGGCCGGGACGTGTTCGGCGGCCGCTATATCCCGGTTATAGCCGGGGTTCCGTACCTGAAGCGGTACACGCTGTTCGGGCACCATTTTGCCGGGGCGGGGGGCGAGGTGTACCGGATCGATCGCCACCCCACGATGTCGCAGCACCCGGTCACCCCGATGAAGGAGTCCGATCTCCGGCTTCATCTAGCGGAGCAAACGGAGCTGCGCTCCGGTCTTTTTGATATGACGGCCCAGCAGGGGGACCTGGCGGAAGTCCGGGAGCGACTTGGACGGCTCGTGGAGACGGAAAGGCCGGAGCTGCTGCTATTTGACGTACTCGACGATCTTCATCTGGAGACGGTCGGACGGCTGCTGTGGGAAGAGGCGTCACGAATGCCGGACACGGAAGCATCCGAGACTGGCTCGACGCAAGGGACGGAGACGGCTCCGGAGCCGGACGGCGGATTGTTCGTCATCGGCTCTTCGGGCGTCGAATACGCGCTCACGATGGCTTGGCGTGCGGTCGGGCGGCTGAACGGGAGGGGAGACGAAACGCCCCCGAAAGACGAGGCGGGCGAGGTCTCGCAGCTGCTCGTCGTTTCGGGCAGCTGCTCGCCCGTGACGGAACGCCAGCTGCAGCAAGCGATCGAGGCCGGCTACGCGGGCATTCGCGTACCCGCCGCGCTGCTGGTTCAAGCCGATCGCGCCGAGCAGGTTTGCGCGGCTCTGAAGCGGGAGGCGCTGGAGCAGCTGGCTGCCGGCCGCAGCGTGCTTCTTTACAGCGCCGCCGGCCCGCAGGACTCCTCCATCGGCGAGCTGCGCGAGCAGCTCGCTAAACATGGGCGGAGCAGCGACGAGAGCAGCCGGATGTTGGGCAGCGCGCTCGGCGTACTGGCTCGTGAGCTGGTGCGGGAAGCCGGGTTGACCCGTATCGTCATCGCTGGTGGCGACACCTCGGGTTACGTCACACGCGAGCTCGGCATCTATGCCCTGGAGTGCGTCTCCACCCTTGAGCCGGGAGGGCCCATCTGCCGGGCCCATTCCACCGATCCCGGCTTGGACGGCCTGGAGCTGGCACTCAAAGGCGGCCAGGTCGGCAGCGACTCCTTTTTCGAGCATGTTCGCCTTGGGCGAGTCCGATAA
- a CDS encoding LacI family DNA-binding transcriptional regulator — translation MSVTIKDIAKRANVSHTTVSRALNDSPLINQETKDRIKALAEQMNYTPNFSAKSLVLDRSYNVGLFFSTLETGTSAGFFHDTVRGVNSVIKDEYNLVVKGIDDYAGGFPRITRKSFDGIILMSQSEQDDAFIRYVTGIGIPLVVLNRELVGVKAANILSDERKGAFRMTEYLIAMGHTRIAVLEGKAGFRSSQERLNGVKDALQANGLPFTPSYSVKGAYTMESGYKAMKKLLKAEPLPTAVFCFNDDMAVGAIRAIEEHGLRVPKDISVSGFDDNLFSGYLFPALTTVKRPIESISREGASMLLRLMGRQEMPDDPVFMHTELVERESVRRIEQGE, via the coding sequence ATGAGCGTGACGATCAAGGATATCGCGAAGCGGGCGAATGTCTCGCACACGACGGTATCCCGGGCGCTGAACGACAGTCCCCTGATTAACCAGGAGACGAAAGACCGCATTAAAGCGCTGGCCGAACAGATGAACTATACACCCAATTTTAGTGCCAAAAGTCTCGTTCTCGACCGTTCCTACAACGTGGGCCTGTTCTTTTCCACCTTGGAGACGGGAACGTCCGCCGGCTTCTTCCACGATACCGTCCGCGGGGTTAACAGCGTCATCAAAGACGAATACAACCTGGTAGTCAAAGGGATTGACGATTACGCCGGAGGCTTCCCCCGCATTACCCGCAAGAGCTTCGACGGCATCATCCTCATGAGCCAGAGTGAGCAGGACGATGCCTTCATCCGCTATGTGACCGGCATTGGGATCCCGTTGGTCGTTCTGAATCGGGAGCTGGTAGGGGTGAAAGCTGCCAACATTCTATCGGACGAGCGAAAAGGAGCCTTCCGGATGACGGAGTACCTGATCGCCATGGGCCATACCCGGATAGCGGTGCTGGAGGGAAAGGCAGGCTTTCGTTCATCACAGGAACGGTTAAACGGCGTGAAGGATGCGCTTCAGGCTAACGGACTGCCCTTTACCCCGAGCTACTCGGTCAAAGGGGCGTATACGATGGAAAGCGGATACAAGGCGATGAAGAAGCTCCTGAAAGCCGAGCCCCTGCCGACCGCCGTCTTCTGTTTCAATGACGACATGGCCGTGGGGGCCATCCGCGCCATAGAAGAACATGGGCTGCGGGTGCCCAAGGACATCTCGGTCAGCGGGTTCGACGATAACCTTTTCTCGGGCTACCTCTTTCCCGCTCTTACGACGGTTAAACGGCCCATTGAAAGCATCAGCCGGGAAGGGGCCTCGATGCTCCTCAGGCTGATGGGGAGGCAGGAGATGCCGGACGATCCCGTCTTTATGCATACCGAGCTTGTGGAGAGGGAGTCCGTCAGACGAATCGAACAGGGGGAATGA